The sequence below is a genomic window from Deinococcus terrestris.
TGTGATCGGTGAAGCACAGCCCGGCGAGGCCCGCGTCCAGCGCCGCCTGCGCGTACTCGCGGGGATGCCCGGTCGCGTGCCCGCACAGCGGCGTGTGCATGTGCGAGTCGTAGAGGCCAGAGGGAAGACTCATGGAGGACAGGGTACGCGGTCGGCAGACGGTCCTACCGCACCGGGCGCACCGCCAGCCGCGCCCCCACCCGGCCCCCCAGCACATGCAGTACCAGCCCCGCCAGCACCAGCCCGGCTCCCAGCAGCTTGAGCGCGGGAAACGCTTCCCGGTAGAAGACGGCGCTCGCCAGCATCCCGAACACCGGCACCAGCAGCGAGAGCGGCGCGATCCGGGCCGCCCCATGCCGCTGGATGAGCCAGCTCCAGACCCCGAAGCCCAGCACGGTGTTGCCCAGCCCCATGAACAGGACGGCGGCCCAGAACGCGGTCCCCGACCCCGTCAGCGTGCCCACCACTGCGCTCCAGCCCTCGGTCAGCACGGCCAGCCCCGCGAGCGGCAGCGGCGCGATGAGGCTGCTCCAGACCACCAGCGCAAAGACGTTGGCCCCGCCCGACGCCCGCACGAGCAGGTTGCTGATCGCCCATCCCAGCGCCGCCACCAGCGTGAGGCCCAGCCCGACCAGGGTCACGTCCCCCCCTGAGGCCGTCCCGATCACGGCCATTCCCCCGAAGGCCAGCGCCATGCCCAGCATCTGCGGCGGCGTGATGTGTTCGCCCAGAAAGCGGGCGGCGAGCAGCGCCGTGAAAAAGGCCTGCGTCTGCATCAGCAGCGACGCCACCCCCGCACTCATGCCGAGCTGCACCGCGAGGTACAGCAGCCCGAACTGCACCACCCCCACCGCGAGGCCGTAGCCCCACAGAATCCGCCCCGGAACCTGCGGGCGCCGCACGAACAGCACCGCCGGAAACGCGGCCACCGCGAAGCGCAGCGCGGCGACGAGCAGCGGCGAGGCGTCCGAGACCGACCACTTGATCACCACGAAGTTCACGCCCCAAATGAAGGTGATCAGCAGGGCCAGCAGCAGGCTGCGGAGGGGCAGGGGAGAGGGGGCAGGGGGCATCGGCTCCGGAGTGTACGGCGTAAGGAGACGGAGAGGCCCCGAGTCTGCATCTTCTTGCAGGGGCGCGTATACTTACTCGCCATGACGCCGGACGCCCCCACCCGCCTGACCCCCGACACGTTGCCCGCCCCGGTGATGGCCGGGCGCGACTTTCTGAGCAACCTCGACATGACGCCGGGGGAGCTGCGGGCCGTGCTGGACACCGCCCACTCCATGCGCCGGGGCGAGTGGCGGGACGTGAAGCCGCTCGCGGGCCTGAGCCTCGCGCTGATCTTCGAGAAGGCGTCCCTGCGGACCCGCACCACCTTCGATGTGGGGATGTATCAGCTTGGCGGGCACGCGATCACGCTCAGCAATCAGGAGATCGGCCTCGGGACCCGCGAGCGCGTGAGCGACGTGGCCCGCAACCTCGAACGCTGGGTGGACGGGGTGATGGGCCGGGTGTACCTCCAGCAGACGCTGCACGAACTGGCCGACCACGCCGCCATTCCGGTCATCAATGGCCTCAGCGACATGCTGCACCCCGCGCAACTGCTGGCCGACTACCAGACCATTGAGGGGGAGTTCGGCACCGACTTGCGCGGCCGCCGGGTCGTGTATATCGGCGACGGCAACAACCTCGCCAACAGCCACATTCACCTCGGCATCCTGACGGGCACGGACGTCACCATCGTGACCCCGGTGGGCTACGAGCCGAATGCGGGCGTGCTGATGGACGCGGTGAAGGCGGGCGTGAGCGTCACCCTGACGAACGACCTTGCCGCCATCGAGGGCGCCGATGTGCTGTACACCGACGTGTGGATCAGCATGGGTCAGGAGGCGGAGGCCGACATCCGCCGCCGCGCCTTCCGGGGCTATCAGGTCACGCCCGCGATGCTGGAGACCATCGCCCCGCACGGCATCTTCCTGCACTGCCTGCCCGCCCACTACGGCGAGGAAACGGTGCCCGAGGCGACAGAGCACCCCAAGAGCCGCGTTTTCGACCAGGCCGAAAACCGCCTGCACGCGCAAAAGGCGCTGCTCTACCACGTCATGGGGGAGATGAAGCCCCGCTGGTGAGAGAATCGGGCGCATGAACGACGTGGAATGGCTCGACCTCGTGAATGAACGCGACGAGGTGATCGGCAGCGTGACCCGCGACGAGGCGTGGGCGCGGAGCCTCCCCGTGCGGGGCGTCAACGCCTTTCTCGTCAACTCGCGCGGCGAGCTGTGGATTCCGCGCCGCACCCCCACCAAGCGGATGTTTCCGGGATGCCTCGACATGAGCGTGGGCGGGCACGTGGAGCGCGGCGAAAGTTACGAGGCCGCCTTTCGCCGTGAAACCCAGGAGGAGCTGAATCTCGACGTGGACACGCTGCCCTGGCGGGAGATCGGGGCCTTTACTCCTCGCGACGCGGGCCTGAACATCTTCATGCGGGTCTATGAACTCCGCACGGATGCGGCCCCGGCCTACAACCCCCACGACTTCAGCGGGGCCGAGTGGCTGACGCCTAACGCCCTGCTCGCCCGCATCGCCGCAGGTGACCCGGCCAAGAGCGACCTCGCGCCGCTGGTGTGCCTGTGCTACGGAGACCGACTGACATGACCCCCCGCATCTTTATCGACGGCGAGGCTGGAACCACCGGCCTGCAAATCCGAGCCCGGCTGGAAGGCCGCACGGACCTCGACCTCCTGAGCATCGACCTCGCCCGCCGCAAGGATCCGGAGGCCCGGCGCGAACTGCTGAACAGCGCCGAGGTCGCCATCCTATGCCTGCACGACGACGTGGCGCGGGAGGCCGTGGCGATGATAGAGAATCCGGCCACGCGGGTACTCGACGCCAGCAGCGCCCACCGCACGGCGGAGGGATGGGCCTACGGCTTCCCCGAACTGACCAGACAGAGCCGCGACGAGATTCGTGCCGCCCGCCTCGTCAGCAATCCCGGCTGCTACGCGACGGGGGCGATTGCGCTGCTGCGTCCGCTGACGAACGCGGGCCTGCTGCCGCCCGACTTTCCCCTCAGCGTGCAGGGCTTCTCCGGGTATTCGGGCGGGGGCCGGGCGCTGGTGGACGCGCACGAAGGCCGGGGAGAGCATCCGATGGCCGGGCCGTTCAAAAGCTACGCGCTCTCGCTCACCCACAAGCATCAGCCCGAGATGGCGCGGCACGGTGGGCTGACCCAGCCGCCCCTCTTTACCCCGCACGTCGGCGGGTGGCGGCAGGGGATGCTGGTGCAGATTCCGCTGCATCTGGGACCGCTGGGTGTCACGGCGGCGCGGCTGCACGAGGCCCTGGCCGACCACTACGCTGGGGAGCGCTTTGTCCGGGTGAGGCCCTTCGAGGGCGGCCAGCCCGCTGACCCCATCCTCGACCCGCAAATCCTGAACGGTACCAACGAGCTGGAACTCTTCGTGTATGCCAGCCCCGGCGGGGAACACGCCCTGCTCGTTTCGCGGCTGGACAACCTCGGCAAGGGCGCGAGCGGCGCGGCGGTGCAGAACCTCGACGTGATGCTGGGGTTGGAGGGGGCAGGGCACAGCTACGGGGTGCCAGAGGGGGTCTGACGGGTCAGTCTTCCGCGAGGTGCGACACCACCTGAATCTCGCCATAGCTCCCCTCCTGCTCTACGCTGAAGGCCCCCTCCTTCACGCCCTCCAGCAGCGCGGCGAAGTAGGTCGTGCGCTCACCCCAGTCCTGGGTCGGGACGCCGCCGAACGTGAAGGTCCGCAGCCGCCGCCCGAAGGCCCGCAGCGCCCCCAGCGCGTCGGCCAGGGTCAGGCGCTCGCGCGACAGCAGCGGTACCTCGACCTGCCGCACGGCGTTCTGCGCGGCCTTGACCAGCCGGGCGAGGCTGCGAGCAGGCTGCGCGGGACGCTCGCGCCGGGGGAGGTTGAGCGGGACCGGGCGGGCCGGAATCAGCCCCTCGCGCTCGCGGCGGCGGGCGGCCAGAAAGCCCACCAGCGCGTCGAGTTCGGCCAGCGCCTCTACCCCTTCCACGAGGCCGTCCAGTGGGTCCGTGTCCCAGTCCCCGTCGGGCGCGGGGTCCGGCTCGGGGGAGGGAAGCAGCAGCCGCGCCTTGAGCGCGATCACACCCGCCAGCGCGGGGAGAGCCTCCGGGTGTCCCTCCACCCCCTGCGCCCGTGCCCACCCCAGGACCTCGCGGGTGAGGTGCAGCAGGCCCACCTCACCTGGTTCGACCCGGGCCGTCCGCAGGGCCGAGGCCAGCTCCGCGAGGCTGCCCTCGAAAGCCGGGAGCCGCACGACGAAGCCCGTCGGCGTGGGCGGGGCCAGGATCGTCACGGCTCTAGCGGGCCTTCAGGAAGCCGACCTTCTCGCGCACTTCCTCCATGACCGGGCGGGCGATGGCGCGGGCTTCCTTCGCCCCCTGCTCCAGCGCGTCGCGCACGAGGTCGGGGTCGGCACGGAGGTCGGCGGCCCGTGCTTGCAGCGGCTCCAGTTCGCGGCGCACTCCCTCCATCAGCATCTTCTTGCAGTCCACGCAGCCGATTCCGGCGGTGCGGCAGCCCGCGTAGACCGTCTCGATGGTGGGCCGGTCGGAAAAGAGCTTGTGGTAATCCCCGATCAGGCACTTGTCGGGGTCGCCGGGATCGGTGCGCCGCACGCGGGCGGGGTCGGTGGGGGCCACCCGCACCTTCTGCCAGATGGAGTCGAGCGGTTCCAGAATGCCCAGCGTACTCGTCTCGCCCTTGCTCTTGCCCATCTTGCCGTGGCCGTCCACGCCGGGAATCCGCAGGGCGTCCTTGGCGTACACGGCCTTCGGCTCGGGAAAGGTGTCGCCGTAGGCGTGGTTGAACTTGCGGGCGATCTCGCGGGTCAGCTCGATGTGCTGGGTCTGGTCCTCGCCGACGGGCACGGTGTCGGCCTTGTACAGCAGGATGTCGGCGGCCATCAGCACCGGGTACATCAGCAGGCCCGCCGGAACACTCTCCAGTTGCTCCGACTTGTCCTTGTACTGGGTCATGCGCTCCAGCTCGCCCACCGGGGTTAGCGCCGTGAACACCCAGCTCAGCTCGTGATGCTCGGGCACCTGCGACTGCACGAAAAAGGTGACCTTGGCGGGGTCGAGCCCGGCCGCGAAGTTGGCAACCGCCATCTCGAAGGTGCGCTCGGCGAGTCGGGCAGGGTCGTAGGCGGCGGGGTTGGTGATGGCGTGCAGGTCCACCACGCAGTAGATGGAGTCCTTGCCGTACTCCTCGCCCAGCCGCACATAGTTCTTCATGGCCCCGAAGTAGTTGCCGATGTGGGGGTCCCCGGTCGGCTGGATTCCTGAAAACACGCGCGGCATATCGGGAGGGATTCTAGCGGGCGGGAGCCGGGCGCCGCCTGCGCTGTCTGGCGGAGTATGGGAAAGGGGCGGCCCCCCTACGGAGAGCCGCCCCGGTTGCTGTGGGTGCGAGGGATTACTCGGTGGCCGGTGCCCCGGTTTCGGCGGGGGTGTCGGTCTGCGTCTCGCCCTCAGCCGGAGCTTCTGTCTGCGCGTCGGTGCCCGCAGCGTCGTCGGCGGGAGCAGCCGCATCTTCGGCAGCGGCGCCTTCGCCCTGGGCCGCGTCCTCCTCGCTGCCCCCGGTCTGCCCGGCGGGGGCGGGGGGCGGAGCGGCGGCCGCCACGCGCTTCTCCTGCGCGTCCAGCACGGCCTGAAGGTTGTTCTCGGGCTTAAGCTTGGCAACCTCGTCGGTCAGGAACTTCTGCCCGGCCTCCGAGCGCTTGGTCGCCAGCACCTGCTCGCGGATCTGGTCGCGGACCTCGGCCAGCGGCAGCACGACGGCGGGCGTCAGGCCCGTCACGTGGGCGACCACGTAGCGCTCGCCCACCTTGACCACGTCGCTGACGCGGCCCTGTCCAGCGGCCTTGAGGTTCTCGGCCCCGAAGACGGCAGCCTCGACTTCCTCGCCCAGGGTGCCGCTTCCGGCGCTGACCTCGCCGCGCTCGGAGACGGCGCCGCCCGCGCGGGCCGCCGCCTGAACGGGATCGCCACCCGCGAAGCTCTGGCGGAAGGCGGTGGCCTTCGCCTGATCGGGGAAGCTGACTTCCGCGACGGTGGCGCTGGCGGGGGTCTCGAACTGCGAGCGGTTCTGGGTGTAGTACGCCCGGACCTCGGCGTCGGTCACTTCCACGTCGCGCCCGCCGTAGGCGACCAGTCCGGCGGCCTGCTCCTGACGGGTGCCGGTCAACGCGAGCTTGAGGTTCTGCGCGACCTGCGGGGCGGCGTAGGCCTGAATCAGCTGGTCGGTGATCTGCGGCTTGAGCAGGCTATTGACGAGTTGCCCGGCCTGTTCGGCGGGGACCTGCCCCAGCAGCGAGGTGAACTGCTCGTTTTGCACGACCTGTTCGACCACCGCCGAGTAGGGAATCTCCTGCCCGGCCACAGCCGCGACCGTGGGGTTCTCGGTCTTCCAGTTGGGGTCGGTGACTTCCACCTTGATGTTCTTCTCGATGCCGCTGAACCATTCCTCGACGGCGCGGTTCTTCTTCTGCTCGGCGACCGTCTTCTGGGCGTCGGCCTTGGCCTGCTCGAAAGGCTTGACGGCGGGCGCGAGGTAGTCCTCGACCTGCACGATATAGAACTTGCCGCCGCTTTCCACCACGTCGGTCACGCCGCCCTCCGTGAGGGCGAAGGCCGCCGCGCCCACCTCGCTGGGCAGCGCGACCTGCGCGACCGGGCGGGGCTTGCCGTTCTCGACCGGCCCCAGAGCGCCGCCCCGGTCCTTGAATTCCGTGCTGTTGGCGCTCGCCAGCCCGGCGAAATCGGCCCCGCCGCGAATCTGACGCAGCAGGTCTTCGGCCTTGGCCTTGTCGGACACCACGATCTGACGGCCCACGATGCGGGCGTCGGTCTGGTAGCTCTCCGGGTTCAGGTCGTAGTGCAGCCGCACTTCGGCGTCCGAGGGGGCGGGGGCCGCCGCCTTGATCTCCTCGACCTTGCGGTTCACGGCGAGCTGGTCGCGGACCTGCTCCCGGAAGGTGGCGTCGGTCAGGCCCAGCCCCTGCAGGGCGTCGGTCCAGGCCTTATTGTCGGTCAGGCCGTTGGACTCGCGGATCTTGTCAACCTCCGCGTTCACGTCCGCGCGGCTCACGTCAATGTCCTGGGCCGCCTGCCGCAGCGCCACCTGCCGGGCCTGTTGGGCGACCACGTAGGTCTTGAAGTCGTCGGCCAGCGTGCCGCCCTGGGCGCTCGACAGCACCGGGTTGCTCTGGCGCAGCGCTTCGAGGTCCTGGACGGTCACCGTCTCGCCGTTGACGGTCATGGCCGGGGTTCCCTTGTCCCCGCCGCCGAACAGCGAGCCCACGTTGGGCGTGAACTGGTAGGCCATCCCGACCACCAGCAGCAGCGCGAGGACGCCCAGCAGGACGTTGAGGGCTTTTTTGTTCTTCACTTGATCTCCTTGTACGAAGGTGCTAGGTTACCTGGGCTATGCACTCGTAGCTCAGGTGGATAGAGCGTTGGCCTCCGGAGCCAAAGGCCACAGGTTCGAGTCCTGTCGAGTGCACCACAACTGCCCAGCACCCTGCGGGCATCCAGACGCCACCCTGTGGGGTGGTGTTTTTGTTGTAGCCCGGTCCGGTTAATCCGGCGGGAGAAGGCGGAGGTCCGGAAACACACGCGGGCGAGTCTAGCATGTTTGATTGAGGTCGCATGAAGCCGAAAACGCCGCTGTGGGCGACGTTTTCCCGCCGCCTCTCATGCCCGGTGTACCCTGGGGGCATGGACCTGCTTTCCCTGCTGACCCGCCTGCCCGGCTCTTACGCCGGACCCACCCAACCCGAACCCGGCCCGCACGGCCTGATCGGGGTGGGGGAGGGAGCACTCGCCGCGCACCTCGCGGCCACCCTGATTCCCGGCACCCTGACCCGCACGGGAACGCAGTTTGTCGTCTCCAGCGCCGACACCGCCGATGCCGCCCGCGACTACGCCGACCTCGCGGAGGTGGCGGGGGCCGGGGTGCGCCGGATCAGCACCGGGGGCGTGCCCGACGACGTGGACGTGCTGGTGCCGGGCGGCCTGCCCGCGACCTACCACGCGGCCCAGTACCTCGCCCACGCTTCCGGCCACGCGCAGGAGGCCGCCGAGGCGGAGACACTGCTCGCCACGCTGCGCGACCAGTGCGCCCCGGAGGTCACGGAGGGCAACCCCGCCCGCGACCTCGCGTGGTCGCTGTGGGGCCGCACGCCGCTGCTGCTCGCCGCCCCCGACGCCGAGGCGCTGCCGCACGCCTGGCAGTCGCTGCTCGCACGGGCAGGCAAGACGCTCGCCGTACCCGTGCTGGGCGACCCGCTGGCGGTGGCGACCGGGGCCTTCGAGGCCCAGCACGAGAAGGGCGACGCCAAGGTGGCCCTGATTCTGGGCGACCCCGACCCCACCCTGCATGTCGTGCGCGAGGTGCTGGAATCGCGCATCGACGAGGTGCTGCACGTGCCCTTCCCCTACGGCGAGGGCGGCGCCCCTCCCAGCGGGTACGCGGGCAGCCTCGCCCTGTGGTACTTCGGGGCCTGGGTCGCGGCCTACCTCGCCGAGCGCTACGGCGTCCAGCCCGCCGACCCCCCCGTCCTGGCCCGCGCCCAGTCGGTCCTGGCCGGGGAGGAAGACCCCGCCGCCCTCGGCCTGGGCCGCCCGGAGGACGTGCGCCGCACCCGCGTGGAGGACGACGAGGACTTCGCGGAGGGATTCGATGACGAGGACGACCTGGACGGGGAGTAAAGGCCGTAAGAGACAGGGGCGGGGTGCTGGAGAAGGCCCCGTTCCCCTGTTTAGAGCATTGGGCAGGATTGCGGCCCCCGGGGAACAGCGCCCCAGGTGCCTCCCCAAACGCCCAATGCTTTCCCTGAATACGCTCGCTCTGCCCAGCCAACGAGTGCGGGACACCACCCCATTCTTACGGCAAATGCTCTAGTCGGCGGCGGCGAGTTCTGCCGGGGCGGCGGCGGCCGTCGTTGACCGCCCGGCCAGGCCCAGCAGGTGGTGCACGGCGGCACTCCATCCCCCGTCATCCAGCACCCGGTAGAGGTGCGCCCACTGCCAGCGGCGGTAGGCGTCGGCGGCTTCGGCCATTCGCGTCTCGTCCGTAACGGGTTGGAGGTGCCGGGCGCTGAGGCTGCCTTCCAGTTCGCCCAGCGTTTTAGGACCGAGGGCAAAGGCGACCTGGCCCCCCTTTACCCAGGCCCGCAGGCTGGCCTCGTCGGGGAGGGCATAGAGGATCAGTTCACCGCCGGGGTGCGGCTGCCCGGCCTCCACCAGACTCAGCCCCGGCACCTGACCCGCCAGGTACGCCGCGACCGGGCCGTCGGCATAGGCACTCGCCCCAGTTCGCAGGTGGTTCATTGCCTCGCGGGGGTCGAGGCGGGGGACCGGGGTGGGAGCGGATTCACCGTCAAGGCCCAAAAGGCCGGGGGGCCGCAGCGCCTGCCCCTGCCACTCCAGCCGTGTCCGCCCGCGCCACTCGTCTTGCGACAGGTGCGTGGCGAGGTCGTGGTCGCCGTCCGCCGCCCGCGTCTCCCCGTGCTTGATGCCCCGCAGGCCCCCCGCCTGGAATTGCAGGCTGGTGCCGCGCCCGCCCACCAGCCGCGTGCCCGAGAGCGGCGAGCGCACATGCCACAGCGGCGGTGTGTGTCCGGTCCCGAAGGGTTCGAGGGCCGCCGCCTGCTGCGCGAGGTCCGGCGTCGCGGCCAGTGGCGGCAAGGGCGCGTCCAGCCGCCAGGCCGGAACCGGGCGGGGAAACTGGCGCACGTAACCGTGAATCCGGTCCCGCAGCGCCGCGAAGTTCGCCTCGTCCAGAGAAAAGCCCGCCGCGCCGGGGTGACCGCCGAAGCGCCTCAGCAGGTTCTTGTTCTGGGAGAGCCCCTCCACCGCGCTGATCCCTGGCGTGGAGCGCACCGAGCCCTTGCCCTGCGCGACGATATACACCGGGCGGTAAAAGGCTTCCACCAGTTTGCTCGCCACGATGCCCATCACGCCCGCGTGCCAGTCGGGGTGCGTGAGCACCAGCGCGGGATCGGCGGGGTCAGCGAGCGCGAGGGCCTCGGCGTACATGCGGTCTTGCAAGACCCGGCGCTCGCCGTTGCGTGACTCCAGGTAGGTCGCCAGCGTCTGCGCCTGGTGCTCGCTCTCGGTGGTCAGCAGCTCCAGCGCGAGGTCCGCTTCGCCCAGCCGCCCCGCCGCGTTCAGCAGCGGCGCGAGCAAAAAGGCCACGTCGCGGGCAGTGGGGCGCTCGACCTTCTTGGCCTGAAGCATGGCCCGCAGCCCTGGAATGGCCGAATGCGCCAGTTCCTCCAGCCCGCGCCGGACCAGTGCCCGGTTCTCCCCGACCAGGGGCGCCACGTCCGCCACCGTTCCCAGGGCGGCCAGCGCCGCGAGGGGGGTCGGGGCGGGCAAGCCCAGTTCCTCGTGCACCGCCCACAGCAGGTGATAGGCCACGCCCGCCCCGGTCAGGTTGTGGACCTCCGGGTCATAGTTCGTCGTCTCATGGGGGTGAACGACCAAGGTCGCGGGGTAGCCGGGACCCGGCGCGTGGTGGTCGGTCACGATGACCTCCACGCCGAGCGCCAGCAGCGCCCGCACCTCCTCCAGATTGGTGACCCCGCAGTCCACCGTGACCAGCAGGTCGCAGGCGGCGGCGTGTTCCTCCACCCGGTCTGGGTGGATGCCGTAGCCCTCGTTGAGGCGGTGGGGAATAAAGCCGTGGACCTCGGCTCCCAGCGCCCGCAGCCCCCGCACCAGGATGGCGGTGGCCGTCACCCCGTCAGCGTCGTAATCCCCGTGGATGCGGAGGCGCTTCCTGACCCGCACCGCTCCCACCACCCGCCGGGCCGCTTCCCGCAGCGCCGGGTTGGGGGTCGGCCGCAACGCCGGGTCCAGCCGGTCGGGGGTCAGGCCGCGCCCATGCAGCACCTGGGCCAGAGGCGCGGAGACTCCCCAGGTCCGCATGGTGCCCAGCAGGGCCTCGCGGCTCGCGGGCGGGGCCAGCAGCCAGCGGGCTTCCGGGGGAGTGGGGGCTGGGCGGCTCACGTATCCTCCGGGGCCGGGGTAACCGGGGGCACGGTTCCCAGCCGGGCTTGCAGGGCGGCCGTCAGGCGGCGCTCCAGCAGT
It includes:
- a CDS encoding NUDIX hydrolase — its product is MNDVEWLDLVNERDEVIGSVTRDEAWARSLPVRGVNAFLVNSRGELWIPRRTPTKRMFPGCLDMSVGGHVERGESYEAAFRRETQEELNLDVDTLPWREIGAFTPRDAGLNIFMRVYELRTDAAPAYNPHDFSGAEWLTPNALLARIAAGDPAKSDLAPLVCLCYGDRLT
- the argC gene encoding N-acetyl-gamma-glutamyl-phosphate reductase — protein: MTPRIFIDGEAGTTGLQIRARLEGRTDLDLLSIDLARRKDPEARRELLNSAEVAILCLHDDVAREAVAMIENPATRVLDASSAHRTAEGWAYGFPELTRQSRDEIRAARLVSNPGCYATGAIALLRPLTNAGLLPPDFPLSVQGFSGYSGGGRALVDAHEGRGEHPMAGPFKSYALSLTHKHQPEMARHGGLTQPPLFTPHVGGWRQGMLVQIPLHLGPLGVTAARLHEALADHYAGERFVRVRPFEGGQPADPILDPQILNGTNELELFVYASPGGEHALLVSRLDNLGKGASGAAVQNLDVMLGLEGAGHSYGVPEGV
- the trpS gene encoding tryptophan--tRNA ligase, giving the protein MPRVFSGIQPTGDPHIGNYFGAMKNYVRLGEEYGKDSIYCVVDLHAITNPAAYDPARLAERTFEMAVANFAAGLDPAKVTFFVQSQVPEHHELSWVFTALTPVGELERMTQYKDKSEQLESVPAGLLMYPVLMAADILLYKADTVPVGEDQTQHIELTREIARKFNHAYGDTFPEPKAVYAKDALRIPGVDGHGKMGKSKGETSTLGILEPLDSIWQKVRVAPTDPARVRRTDPGDPDKCLIGDYHKLFSDRPTIETVYAGCRTAGIGCVDCKKMLMEGVRRELEPLQARAADLRADPDLVRDALEQGAKEARAIARPVMEEVREKVGFLKAR
- a CDS encoding single-stranded-DNA-specific exonuclease RecJ, whose product is MSRPAPTPPEARWLLAPPASREALLGTMRTWGVSAPLAQVLHGRGLTPDRLDPALRPTPNPALREAARRVVGAVRVRKRLRIHGDYDADGVTATAILVRGLRALGAEVHGFIPHRLNEGYGIHPDRVEEHAAACDLLVTVDCGVTNLEEVRALLALGVEVIVTDHHAPGPGYPATLVVHPHETTNYDPEVHNLTGAGVAYHLLWAVHEELGLPAPTPLAALAALGTVADVAPLVGENRALVRRGLEELAHSAIPGLRAMLQAKKVERPTARDVAFLLAPLLNAAGRLGEADLALELLTTESEHQAQTLATYLESRNGERRVLQDRMYAEALALADPADPALVLTHPDWHAGVMGIVASKLVEAFYRPVYIVAQGKGSVRSTPGISAVEGLSQNKNLLRRFGGHPGAAGFSLDEANFAALRDRIHGYVRQFPRPVPAWRLDAPLPPLAATPDLAQQAAALEPFGTGHTPPLWHVRSPLSGTRLVGGRGTSLQFQAGGLRGIKHGETRAADGDHDLATHLSQDEWRGRTRLEWQGQALRPPGLLGLDGESAPTPVPRLDPREAMNHLRTGASAYADGPVAAYLAGQVPGLSLVEAGQPHPGGELILYALPDEASLRAWVKGGQVAFALGPKTLGELEGSLSARHLQPVTDETRMAEAADAYRRWQWAHLYRVLDDGGWSAAVHHLLGLAGRSTTAAAAPAELAAAD
- a CDS encoding segregation and condensation protein A, which gives rise to MTILAPPTPTGFVVRLPAFEGSLAELASALRTARVEPGEVGLLHLTREVLGWARAQGVEGHPEALPALAGVIALKARLLLPSPEPDPAPDGDWDTDPLDGLVEGVEALAELDALVGFLAARRREREGLIPARPVPLNLPRRERPAQPARSLARLVKAAQNAVRQVEVPLLSRERLTLADALGALRAFGRRLRTFTFGGVPTQDWGERTTYFAALLEGVKEGAFSVEQEGSYGEIQVVSHLAED
- a CDS encoding EamA family transporter — translated: MPPAPSPLPLRSLLLALLITFIWGVNFVVIKWSVSDASPLLVAALRFAVAAFPAVLFVRRPQVPGRILWGYGLAVGVVQFGLLYLAVQLGMSAGVASLLMQTQAFFTALLAARFLGEHITPPQMLGMALAFGGMAVIGTASGGDVTLVGLGLTLVAALGWAISNLLVRASGGANVFALVVWSSLIAPLPLAGLAVLTEGWSAVVGTLTGSGTAFWAAVLFMGLGNTVLGFGVWSWLIQRHGAARIAPLSLLVPVFGMLASAVFYREAFPALKLLGAGLVLAGLVLHVLGGRVGARLAVRPVR
- a CDS encoding peptidylprolyl isomerase produces the protein MKNKKALNVLLGVLALLLVVGMAYQFTPNVGSLFGGGDKGTPAMTVNGETVTVQDLEALRQSNPVLSSAQGGTLADDFKTYVVAQQARQVALRQAAQDIDVSRADVNAEVDKIRESNGLTDNKAWTDALQGLGLTDATFREQVRDQLAVNRKVEEIKAAAPAPSDAEVRLHYDLNPESYQTDARIVGRQIVVSDKAKAEDLLRQIRGGADFAGLASANSTEFKDRGGALGPVENGKPRPVAQVALPSEVGAAAFALTEGGVTDVVESGGKFYIVQVEDYLAPAVKPFEQAKADAQKTVAEQKKNRAVEEWFSGIEKNIKVEVTDPNWKTENPTVAAVAGQEIPYSAVVEQVVQNEQFTSLLGQVPAEQAGQLVNSLLKPQITDQLIQAYAAPQVAQNLKLALTGTRQEQAAGLVAYGGRDVEVTDAEVRAYYTQNRSQFETPASATVAEVSFPDQAKATAFRQSFAGGDPVQAAARAGGAVSERGEVSAGSGTLGEEVEAAVFGAENLKAAGQGRVSDVVKVGERYVVAHVTGLTPAVVLPLAEVRDQIREQVLATKRSEAGQKFLTDEVAKLKPENNLQAVLDAQEKRVAAAAPPPAPAGQTGGSEEDAAQGEGAAAEDAAAPADDAAGTDAQTEAPAEGETQTDTPAETGAPATE
- a CDS encoding SIS domain-containing protein yields the protein MDLLSLLTRLPGSYAGPTQPEPGPHGLIGVGEGALAAHLAATLIPGTLTRTGTQFVVSSADTADAARDYADLAEVAGAGVRRISTGGVPDDVDVLVPGGLPATYHAAQYLAHASGHAQEAAEAETLLATLRDQCAPEVTEGNPARDLAWSLWGRTPLLLAAPDAEALPHAWQSLLARAGKTLAVPVLGDPLAVATGAFEAQHEKGDAKVALILGDPDPTLHVVREVLESRIDEVLHVPFPYGEGGAPPSGYAGSLALWYFGAWVAAYLAERYGVQPADPPVLARAQSVLAGEEDPAALGLGRPEDVRRTRVEDDEDFAEGFDDEDDLDGE
- the argF gene encoding ornithine carbamoyltransferase, encoding MTPDAPTRLTPDTLPAPVMAGRDFLSNLDMTPGELRAVLDTAHSMRRGEWRDVKPLAGLSLALIFEKASLRTRTTFDVGMYQLGGHAITLSNQEIGLGTRERVSDVARNLERWVDGVMGRVYLQQTLHELADHAAIPVINGLSDMLHPAQLLADYQTIEGEFGTDLRGRRVVYIGDGNNLANSHIHLGILTGTDVTIVTPVGYEPNAGVLMDAVKAGVSVTLTNDLAAIEGADVLYTDVWISMGQEAEADIRRRAFRGYQVTPAMLETIAPHGIFLHCLPAHYGEETVPEATEHPKSRVFDQAENRLHAQKALLYHVMGEMKPRW